The proteins below come from a single Chryseobacterium nepalense genomic window:
- a CDS encoding phosphoribosylformylglycinamidine synthase has translation MSQNKRIFVEKRGIFDVESPKIFDEVKAVVSEVQQVKVYNVYDIFGLNDGEFEKVVNSTFVDPVTDILHEENPAKGIYFGMEFLPGQYDQRADSAQQCIALLTENEKSKVRSGKLIEFEGISESDLVKIKDLLINKVESQEKDLTILDIPAEETPSKVIIHENFINFDDAQLEIFYNSHGFALGLDDLKFIQEYFKSEQRNPTETELKVLDTYWSDHCRHTTFETQLSNIEFEGQFKHTLEKIFNDYIEKRKFLGRELKPISLMDLATVCARYFHKTGQLENLVVSDEINACTIQIEAEYDGKKEPWYLLFKNETHNHPTEIEPFGGASTCLGGAIRDPLSGRSFVFQAMRLSGAADVLEPVDKTLPGKLPQKTITKQAANGYSSYGNQIGLATTMVSEIYDEGYKAKRMEVGFVAGAVPVDWVRREKPEAGDSIIILGGATGRDGVGGASGSSKEQDETSIHTMSSEVQKGNAVEERKIQRLFRNPEVTKLIKKSNDFGAGGVSVAIGEIADSLEVNLDVLPLKYEGLNGTELAISESQERMAVVVEPKDKEKFIKFCEAENIVAVKVAKVTDSGRMQMFWKGDKIVDLSRAFLDTNGCSKSQEVKITHLNEVKEENQTFNEENFLKILSDKNVASQKGLLEMFDSSIGATTVAMPLGGKYQQTLMEGSVQTLPIIGAKDIETVSLASWGFDAEISKQNSLLGASYAVVESVAKIIAMGGDYKNIRLSFQEYFEKLGQSPEKWGKPLASLLGAYDAQMNLGLAAIGGKDSMSGTYQDLNVPPTLISFACANGEKKNIISPEFKNAGNKIYFFNHVAQENGLPDYDALKGIYEFIFENIKAGKIISVKTVKEGGVAVALAKMSFGNRLGAEITVDENVLLAKNVGSLIIESKEELSSVNLQLIGKVVSDEVLTINNQPTTINKLLAANTNTFENLFPTVEKGKITVELDEKLNSVNPRNIIIKKHGIAQPKVFAPVFPGTNCEYDTLNAFAKEGAAISSLPLININHQLLDESIDAWVKEIKTSQILAFSGGFSAGDEPDGSAKFIVNVLKNEKMRNAVHELLDRDGMIIGICNGFQALVKSGLLPYGRIKDLDENSPTLAHNAIRRHISQMVNVKVLNDESPWLKGMKGQVYTIPISHGEGRFMASKEEIQKLYENGQIATQYLDLEGNIAHGMPFNPNNSLFGIEGITSPDGKIFGRMGHPERFAEGLMKNIPTANYHNIFKNGVEYFK, from the coding sequence ATGTCTCAAAACAAAAGAATTTTCGTAGAAAAAAGAGGAATTTTCGATGTGGAAAGTCCAAAAATTTTTGATGAAGTAAAAGCAGTAGTATCCGAAGTACAGCAAGTAAAAGTGTACAATGTGTACGATATCTTCGGACTGAATGACGGAGAATTTGAAAAAGTAGTCAACAGTACCTTCGTAGATCCCGTAACCGATATTCTGCATGAAGAAAATCCGGCAAAAGGAATTTATTTCGGAATGGAATTTTTACCTGGCCAGTACGATCAGCGCGCAGATTCTGCACAACAGTGTATTGCGTTGCTCACTGAAAATGAAAAGTCTAAAGTAAGAAGTGGTAAATTAATAGAATTCGAAGGAATTTCAGAATCGGATTTGGTTAAAATAAAAGATCTTCTTATCAATAAGGTTGAATCACAGGAAAAAGATTTAACCATTTTAGATATTCCTGCAGAAGAAACACCTTCAAAAGTAATCATCCACGAAAATTTTATTAATTTTGATGATGCGCAGTTAGAAATATTTTATAATTCTCACGGTTTTGCATTAGGCCTGGATGATTTGAAATTCATTCAGGAATATTTTAAATCAGAACAGAGAAACCCTACGGAAACTGAACTGAAAGTTTTAGATACCTACTGGAGCGACCATTGTCGTCACACAACTTTTGAAACACAGTTGTCAAACATTGAGTTTGAAGGACAGTTTAAACATACATTGGAAAAAATTTTCAATGACTATATCGAAAAAAGAAAATTTCTCGGCCGCGAATTAAAACCTATTTCCTTAATGGATTTAGCAACCGTTTGCGCCCGATATTTCCATAAAACAGGTCAATTGGAGAACTTGGTAGTTTCCGATGAGATCAATGCCTGTACGATTCAAATCGAAGCGGAATACGATGGTAAAAAAGAACCGTGGTATTTATTATTCAAAAATGAAACACACAATCACCCAACAGAAATCGAACCTTTTGGTGGTGCTTCAACGTGTTTGGGAGGCGCTATCAGAGATCCTTTATCCGGACGTTCTTTTGTTTTCCAGGCGATGAGATTATCGGGTGCGGCAGATGTACTTGAGCCAGTGGATAAGACATTGCCGGGTAAATTACCTCAAAAAACAATCACAAAGCAGGCTGCAAACGGATATTCTTCTTACGGTAACCAGATTGGTCTTGCGACTACAATGGTTTCTGAAATTTATGATGAAGGCTACAAAGCGAAAAGAATGGAAGTTGGTTTTGTTGCCGGTGCGGTTCCTGTAGATTGGGTAAGACGTGAAAAACCTGAAGCGGGTGATTCTATCATCATTTTAGGCGGGGCAACAGGTCGTGACGGAGTAGGAGGAGCCAGCGGAAGTTCAAAGGAACAGGACGAAACGTCCATCCACACGATGAGTTCTGAAGTTCAGAAAGGAAATGCCGTTGAAGAACGTAAAATCCAGAGGTTATTCAGAAATCCCGAGGTAACGAAATTGATTAAAAAATCGAATGACTTCGGAGCCGGCGGTGTTTCCGTTGCAATCGGTGAAATCGCTGATTCTTTGGAAGTTAATTTGGATGTTTTACCTTTAAAATATGAAGGTTTGAATGGAACCGAACTTGCTATTTCCGAATCTCAGGAAAGAATGGCGGTTGTGGTTGAACCAAAAGATAAAGAAAAATTCATCAAGTTCTGTGAAGCTGAAAACATTGTGGCTGTTAAGGTTGCAAAAGTAACTGATTCCGGAAGAATGCAGATGTTCTGGAAAGGTGATAAAATTGTTGATCTTTCAAGAGCATTTCTTGATACCAACGGTTGTTCAAAAAGTCAGGAAGTTAAAATTACTCACCTTAATGAAGTAAAAGAAGAAAATCAGACATTCAATGAAGAGAATTTCTTAAAAATATTAAGCGATAAAAATGTTGCTTCTCAAAAAGGTTTGCTGGAAATGTTCGATTCTTCTATTGGTGCGACTACGGTTGCGATGCCTTTAGGTGGAAAATATCAGCAGACTCTGATGGAAGGAAGCGTTCAGACATTGCCAATTATCGGGGCAAAAGATATTGAAACGGTTTCTTTGGCAAGCTGGGGTTTTGATGCTGAAATTTCAAAACAGAATTCTTTGCTCGGAGCTTCTTATGCGGTAGTGGAAAGTGTTGCGAAAATCATAGCCATGGGTGGTGACTATAAAAATATCAGATTAAGTTTCCAGGAATATTTTGAAAAATTAGGTCAGAGCCCTGAAAAATGGGGCAAGCCGCTGGCTTCTTTATTGGGAGCTTATGATGCACAGATGAACCTCGGTTTGGCAGCCATCGGAGGGAAAGATTCAATGAGTGGAACGTATCAGGATCTGAATGTTCCGCCAACGTTGATTTCTTTCGCGTGTGCCAACGGAGAAAAGAAAAATATCATCTCTCCTGAATTTAAAAACGCAGGAAATAAAATATACTTCTTCAATCATGTCGCTCAGGAAAACGGACTTCCGGATTATGATGCTTTAAAAGGTATTTATGAATTTATTTTCGAAAATATTAAAGCCGGAAAAATTATTTCTGTAAAAACAGTGAAAGAAGGCGGAGTTGCCGTTGCTTTAGCAAAAATGAGTTTCGGAAACAGGTTAGGTGCTGAAATTACAGTTGATGAAAACGTTTTATTAGCTAAAAATGTCGGTAGCTTAATTATCGAATCTAAAGAAGAATTAAGTTCTGTAAATCTTCAATTGATTGGTAAAGTTGTTTCAGACGAAGTTTTAACGATCAACAATCAGCCAACAACCATCAACAAATTATTAGCAGCTAATACCAATACATTTGAAAATCTTTTTCCAACGGTTGAAAAAGGAAAAATTACGGTTGAACTGGATGAAAAATTAAATTCAGTCAATCCAAGAAATATCATCATTAAAAAGCACGGAATCGCTCAGCCAAAAGTATTCGCGCCGGTTTTCCCGGGAACCAACTGTGAGTACGATACACTGAATGCTTTCGCTAAAGAAGGAGCAGCAATCAGCAGTTTACCTTTAATCAATATCAATCACCAGCTATTGGATGAAAGCATTGATGCCTGGGTTAAAGAAATCAAAACTTCTCAGATTTTAGCTTTCTCAGGAGGTTTCTCTGCAGGTGACGAGCCGGATGGTTCTGCAAAATTCATCGTGAATGTTTTGAAAAACGAGAAAATGAGAAACGCCGTTCATGAACTGTTAGACAGAGACGGAATGATTATCGGAATCTGTAACGGTTTCCAGGCATTGGTGAAATCAGGATTACTGCCTTACGGAAGAATCAAAGATTTGGATGAAAATTCTCCAACGTTGGCTCACAATGCGATCAGAAGACATATTTCCCAGATGGTCAATGTAAAAGTTCTGAACGATGAATCGCCTTGGTTAAAGGGAATGAAAGGTCAGGTTTACACCATCCCGATTTCTCACGGTGAAGGTCGTTTTATGGCATCGAAAGAAGAAATCCAGAAGTTGTATGAAAACGGACAGATTGCAACGCAGTATTTAGATTTAGAAGGAAATATCGCTCACGGAATGCCATTCAATCCAAATAATTCATTATTCGGAATTGAAGGAATAACAAGTCCGGACGGAAAAATTTTCGGCAGAATGGGGCATCCTGAACGTTTTGCAGAAGGTTTGATGAAAAATATTCCGACCGCAAATTATCACAATATCTTTAAAAATGGAGTGGAATACTTTAAATAA
- a CDS encoding WG repeat-containing protein yields MKKLLLAILLMPILSFSQDKEILKYFKSKDSLVGVKTQDGKIVIPAQFKIFSYLKDGELVKGETIYFDGPKRDEKQEKNAWGYVYDRKGNFLYRPFFYDNGADYFSEGVRRFVKNGKVGFVDRNGTVIIKPEHDFVSSFNYGYAAFCDGCDWEKTEDEHKAIVGGTWGMMNFKGEIIKPVSKSENTVEVDGKYYPNPFRYNEKEKTILQFFEKQNKKISELYYVNHYTELSENEKKLFFEIVERPKENFPFYQVNTYDYRKVETGLMYDFKFLISENGKTIFALDDDNEKISFEKWLENEKKEAAQFQKEHPDHPNKLSK; encoded by the coding sequence ATGAAAAAATTACTTTTAGCCATTTTATTAATGCCTATACTTTCTTTTTCCCAGGATAAAGAAATTTTAAAGTATTTTAAATCAAAAGATTCTTTGGTTGGTGTTAAAACTCAAGATGGTAAAATTGTCATTCCGGCTCAGTTCAAAATTTTTTCTTATTTGAAAGACGGAGAATTGGTAAAAGGAGAAACCATTTATTTTGACGGACCAAAACGAGACGAGAAACAGGAAAAAAATGCATGGGGATATGTCTATGACAGAAAGGGGAATTTCCTTTATAGACCTTTCTTTTATGACAACGGAGCCGATTATTTCTCCGAAGGTGTAAGAAGGTTTGTTAAAAATGGAAAGGTGGGATTTGTAGACAGAAACGGAACGGTTATCATTAAGCCTGAACATGATTTTGTATCTTCGTTTAATTATGGATATGCTGCTTTTTGTGACGGCTGTGACTGGGAAAAAACTGAAGACGAGCATAAAGCAATCGTTGGAGGAACATGGGGTATGATGAATTTCAAAGGAGAAATTATAAAGCCTGTTTCAAAATCTGAAAATACGGTTGAAGTTGACGGAAAATATTATCCGAATCCATTCAGATACAATGAAAAAGAGAAGACTATTCTTCAGTTTTTCGAAAAGCAGAACAAAAAAATTTCAGAACTATATTATGTTAATCATTACACAGAATTATCTGAAAATGAAAAGAAATTATTCTTTGAGATCGTAGAAAGGCCAAAGGAAAATTTCCCGTTTTATCAGGTAAATACCTATGATTACAGAAAAGTAGAAACAGGATTGATGTATGATTTTAAATTTCTAATCTCAGAAAACGGCAAAACCATTTTTGCGTTGGATGATGATAATGAAAAGATTTCTTTTGAAAAATGGCTTGAAAATGAAAAGAAGGAAGCCGCGCAATTTCAGAAAGAACATCCGGATCATCCGAATAAGTTAAGTAAATGA